Proteins co-encoded in one Anopheles stephensi strain Indian unplaced genomic scaffold, UCI_ANSTEP_V1.0 ucontig10, whole genome shotgun sequence genomic window:
- the LOC118515231 gene encoding SET and MYND domain-containing protein 4-like gives MEVSTEEGYFHKYAKKFRRTVTAKEFDQFARLATDQERFAFVNELKWRVVNELPLEQSLDKGKCLEQALHHKEHGDRLQREEDWAGALKRYNQSYLLLPEESALEKAYLLDNRSRVLLQLGKLDQSLEDADRAIAYGYPAEQLATIWERKARIYQTKKDFKTAVECFDQAVHYLAHRATLTPAEREARIEELKKLTDTVYYQYKNVQKYLEPPKGTRPFQPQLDGNVQYDSTETEGRFATAKANLRPNQTILKEKPHAATLLKEYSGTHCSDCFERIEVLYCCPNCTDVVFCSGRCERNGCGSYHRYECGYLGSLWKSGATIVSLLALRIVTQKPAAYFDEIRPELPGLSASVTDKLPDDDYRKIFNLVTHSDKRSAEDNLIWTLMATMLNSVLRMSNYREEPQEDNFLGYLLLHNLQIVNYNAHDVSEVQRKHANDTGLSVAVGAALYPMLALFNHSCDPGIVRYFTGTTVHVRTIKNIAAGAIIAENYGPLYTRMSRPERRQLLATNYMFECNCQACAADWPTCANMIHSLIRFRCTGAAGCREAVPYDLHSDCQGVRCGACGHIVDVGERIRLLREANMISRFNEASHLYQVGLLEHALSKYAAIMLILDEVLVPPYRDYHMCQQGMRRCCLDLGSCYVSCPGSDK, from the exons ATGGAGGTCAGCACGGAGGAAGGATATTTCCACAAGTACGCGAAAAAGTTCCGCCGGACGGTGACGGCGAAAGAGTTCGACCAGTTCGCCCGCCTAGCGACGGATCAGGAACGGTTCGCGTTTGTGAACGAGCTGAAATGGCGCGTAGTGAATGAATTACCGCTCGAGCAGTCGTTAGATAAGGGTAAATGCTTGGAGCAAGCCCTGCACCACAAGGAGCACGGTGATCGATTGCAGCGCGAGGAGGATTGGGCTGGGGCACTGAAGCGTTACAATCAGAGCTATTTACTGCTGCCAGAAGAAAGCG CACTCGAGAAAGCGTACCTGCTAGATAATCGATCGCGGGTACTGCTGCAGCTTGGCAAACTCGACCAATCGTTGGAGGATGCAGATCGGGCAATCGCTTACGGCTATCCAGCCGAACAGCTGGCAACGATCTGGGAGCGCAAGGCGCGTATCTACCAAACCAAGAAGGATTTCAAAACGGCCGTCGAGTGTTTCGACCAGGCGGTCCACTATCTGGCGCATCGTGCCACTTTAACGCCGGCGGAACGGGAGGCAAGGATTGAGGAGCTGAAAAAGCTCACCGACACCGTGTACTATCAGTATAAAAACGTACAGAAGTACCTAGAACCGCCCAAAGGCACACGCCCGTTTCAACCACAGCTGGACGGGAACGTGCAGTACGATAGCACCGAGACGGAGGGTCGTTTTGCCACGGCCAAGGCAAATCTACGTCCTAATCAGACGATTCTGAAAGAGAAACCACACGCGGCGACCCTGCTGAAAGAGTACAGCGGTACGCACTGTAGCGATTGTTTCGAGCGGATCGAGGTGCTGTACTGTTGTCCGAACTGTACCGACGTAGTGTTTTGTTCGGGCCGGTGTGAGCGGAATGGGTGTGGAAGCTACCATCGGTACGAGTGCGGATATTTGGGCTCGCTGTGGAAGTCCGGCGCTACTATCGTTAGCTTGCTGGCACTGAGAATCGTAACGCAGAAGCCTGCCGCTTACTTCGACGAGATACGTCCAGAGTTGCCGGGATTAAGCGCCAGCGTTACGGATAA GCTCCCGGATGATGACTATCGGAAGATATTTAATCTCGTCACACACTCCGATAAGCGTAGCGCGGAGGACAATCTCATCTGGACGCTAATGGCTACCATGCTCAACTCGGTCCTGAGGATGTCGAACTACCGGGAAGAACCACAGGAAGATAA CTTTCTAGGATATCTTCTGCTGCACAATCTGCAGATCGTCAACTACAATGCGCATGACGTGTCCGAGGTGCAGCGCAAGCATGCGAACGACACCGGACTGTCGGTCGCCGTGGGAGCCGCGCTCTACCCAATGTTGGCACTGTTCAATCACTCCTGCGATCCCGGTATTGTGCG GTACTTCACCGGCACGACCGTGCACGTTCGGACGATTAAGAATATCGCTGCCGGTGCGATAATCGCTGAAAACTATGGACCACTTTACACGCGAATGTCCCGCCCGGAGCGTCGCCAACTGTTGGCCACCAATTACATGTTCGAGTGCAACTGTCAGGCTTGTGCGGCCGATTGGCCCACGTGCGCGAACATGATCCACTCGTTAATACGGTTCCGGTGTACGGGGGCTGCCGGTTGCCGGGAGGCCGTACCGTACGATCTTCACTCGGACTGCCAGGGTGTGCGGTGTGGCGCCTGTGGACACATCGTAGACGTTGGTGAACGGATCCGGCTGCTACGG GAAGCGAACATGATCAGCCGGTTCAACGAGGCAAGCCATCTCTATCAGGTAGGATTGCTAGAGCACGCACTGTCCAAGTATGCGGCGATCATGCTGATCTTGGACGAGGTGCTCGTACCACCGTATCGCGATTATCACATGTGCCAGCAGGGTATGCGGCGCTGCTGTCTCGATCTCGGAAGCTGTTACGTCTCGTGCCCCGGCAGCGATAAGTAA